The following are encoded in a window of Dysidea avara chromosome 4, odDysAvar1.4, whole genome shotgun sequence genomic DNA:
- the LOC136252172 gene encoding ubiquitin-like modifier-activating enzyme 1 isoform X2 encodes MKGFTPDNSKNVILGGVKSVTLHDTESAQLAGLSSQFFLTQEDVGKNRAEACVARLSELNSYVPVTVNTSSLTEEFVVQFQVVVLTNSSLEEQVKIGEFTHSKGIKLIVADTKGLFGEIFCDFGKDFVVVDNDGETPVSCMISAVTQDKDYAIVW; translated from the exons ATGAAGGGCTTTACTCCAGACAACT CTAAGAACGTCATACTGGGAGGTGTGAAGTCTGTCACACTTCATGATACTGAATCAGCCCAGCTGGCTGGGCTGTCTTCTCAG TTCTTCTTGACTCAAGAGGATGTTGGGAAGAACAGAGCTGAAGCATGTGTTGCTCGCTTGTCAGAGCTGAACAGTTATGTGCCCGTCACTGTCAACACTTCCTCTTTAACTGAAGAGTTTGTCGTACAATTTCAG GTTGTGGTACTTACCAATTCCAGTTTAGAAGAACAGGTTAAGATTGGAGAATTCACTCATAGTAAAGGAATCAAATTGATTGTAGCAGACACCAAGGGCCTGTTTGG GGAGATCTTCTGTGATTTTGGTAAAGACTTTGTTGTTGTTGACAATGATGGGGAAACCCCTGTTAGCTGTATGATATCTGCTGTAACTCAG GATAAGGATTATGCGATAGTGTGGTGA
- the LOC136252172 gene encoding ubiquitin-like modifier-activating enzyme 1 isoform X1, producing MSMSEAQEIDEGLYSRQLYVLGHDAMRKMGRSNALISGMKGLGVEIAKNVILGGVKSVTLHDTESAQLAGLSSQFFLTQEDVGKNRAEACVARLSELNSYVPVTVNTSSLTEEFVVQFQVVVLTNSSLEEQVKIGEFTHSKGIKLIVADTKGLFGEIFCDFGKDFVVVDNDGETPVSCMISAVTQDKDYAIVW from the exons ATGAGTATGAGTGAAGCACAGGAAATCGATGAAGGGCTTTACTCCAGACAACT CTATGTGCTGGGACATGATGCCATGCGCAAGATGGGCCGATCCAATGCGCTTATATCTGGCATGAAAGGATTGGGGGTGGAAATTG CTAAGAACGTCATACTGGGAGGTGTGAAGTCTGTCACACTTCATGATACTGAATCAGCCCAGCTGGCTGGGCTGTCTTCTCAG TTCTTCTTGACTCAAGAGGATGTTGGGAAGAACAGAGCTGAAGCATGTGTTGCTCGCTTGTCAGAGCTGAACAGTTATGTGCCCGTCACTGTCAACACTTCCTCTTTAACTGAAGAGTTTGTCGTACAATTTCAG GTTGTGGTACTTACCAATTCCAGTTTAGAAGAACAGGTTAAGATTGGAGAATTCACTCATAGTAAAGGAATCAAATTGATTGTAGCAGACACCAAGGGCCTGTTTGG GGAGATCTTCTGTGATTTTGGTAAAGACTTTGTTGTTGTTGACAATGATGGGGAAACCCCTGTTAGCTGTATGATATCTGCTGTAACTCAG GATAAGGATTATGCGATAGTGTGGTGA
- the LOC136252171 gene encoding uncharacterized protein, with translation MKMVPENCAVLLFSVCFVATLVVAQRTPPPRVEKPPKLDLVDNTPGLAPLFRSSDPSVRRNGSFIIKLKKTTEFDDYSTLLGKLNDQNKNATSGAVPVQGLSGYSTVGLGVMAELNDDALKMVREDQSVDFVEEDQIVGITAEPWHRDRVDQRRLPFNNKAYCPPNDGENVDIYILDTGINYCHKDFCKNRARYAGYSPIIAARNSRGADSNGHGTHAAALAVGGIHGIARKARVYSLPVLTCLVPSSYKNIILALNHVVMRANSEPDRRVIVSMSLIGPPSLCVNDAIKTVTQEGIVVITAAGNCLTDACRYTPSSSPDAITVGGTARNDLLYATTFAGSNWGRCVDIFAPGQDITSADFRGCTAETECKEMCDRESVMSGTSMATPIVAGAVALLLSADMSLTPVEVKQKLIDQSTKDKIDMRDITPSSRSITPNKLVYVGKKRRCPPMPCPPSPPPLCGRPWDHPPTVLYPAVRQSRLTRIIRNQASSNLVPSYISPYVKGDETHFAIIYKQVDNVKDYQVVFDIDTATAESTVKDMAAKKIYVVCATSYYVGDTLYHIIVFSKMRGGADVQVYFEQNGRRNSRSNSSAYSDGLSLAYRTITIDAKGRRRFTTLYRRNNDIQTVEFDDLGFRGLRRMVNQQKKNGFQLVHISSFTVKSRTRYSTIFTNEKIGDCEYVFFHSYQEKDIGDIADSLKQDGFRMTAVAVHSQSSVPLFMAVFRK, from the exons ATGAAGATGGTTCCAGAGAATTGTGCGGTTTTACTGTTTTCTGTGTGCTTTGTAGCGACATTAGTCGTAGCTCAAAGGACACCACCTCCTCGCGTTGAAAAACCCCCCAAACTTGATCTGGTAGATAACACACCCGGACTTGCTCCCTTGTTTCGGAGTTCAGATCCAAGTGTTAGAAGAAATGGTAGCTTTATCATTAAACTGAAGAAGACCACTGAGTTTGATGATTATAGTACATTGCTGGGAAAGTTAAATGATCAAAACAAGAATGCTACTTCAGGTGCTGTACCAGTACAAGGATTGAGTGGATACTCTACAGTAGGACTGGGAGTGATGGCTGAGTTAAACGATGATGCTCTCAAAATG GTACGTGAAGACCAGTCAGTAGACTTTGTGGAAGAAGATCAAATAGTCGGTATCACTGCTGAACCCTGGCATCGTGATCGTGTTGATCAGAGGAGATTACCCTTCAACAATAAGGCCTATTGTCCACCTAATGATGGAGAGAATGTTGACATATATATTTTGGACACTGGTATAAATTATTGTCACAAAGATTTCTGCAAAAACAGAGCACGATACGCTGGCTATAGTCCTATTATAGCAGCCAGAAATTCAAGAGGAGCTGATAGTAATGGTCATGGTACTCATGCAGCAGCCCTAGCAGTTGGTGGTATTCATGGTATAGCAAGGAAGGCTAGAGTGTACTCTTTGCCAGTATTGACTTGCCTTGTTCCAAGTTCCTACAAAAACATCATATTGGCTTTAAACCATGTAGTGATGAGAGCTAACTCAGAACCAGATAGGAGAGTAATAGTATCGATGAGTTTAATTGGTCCACCAAGTTTATGTGTTAATGATGCTATTAAAACAGTCACTCAAGAAGGAATTGTTGTTATAACTGCTGCTGGTAACTGTCTTACTGATGCTTGTCGATATACTCCATCCTCATCACCAGATGCTATTACAGTTGGAGGAACTGCTAGAAATGATCTTCTTTATGCAACAACATTTGCTGGCAGTAACTGGGGTCGTTGTGTTGATATATTTGCACCAGGACAAGATATCACTAGTGCTGACTTTAGAGGGTGTACAGCAGAAACAGAGTGTAAAGAAATGTGTGACAGAGAGAGTGTTATGAGTGGGACATCAATGGCTACTCCCATAGTGGCAGGAGCTGTAGCACTTTTACTCAGTGCTGACATGTCATTGACTCCTGTAGAAGTCAAACAGAAGTTGATTGATCAATCTACTAAAGATAAGATTGATATGAGGGACATAACACCATCATCAAGGAGCATTACACCTAACAAATTGGTGTACGTTGGAAAAA AACGACGTTGTCCTCCTATGCCATGTCCACCATCACCACCTCCACTATGTGGCAGACCATGGGATCATCCTCCTACTGTGCTTTACCCAGCAGTTAGACAAAGTAGATTAACAAGAATTATCAGGAATCAGGCAAGTAGTAATTTGGTACCTTCCTATATTTCACCTTATGTGAAAGGAGATGAGACACACTTTGCAATAATTTATAAACAAGTTGATAATGTCAAGGATTATCAGGTCGTGTTTGATATTGATACAGCTACTGCAGAATCCACAGTGAAGGATATGGCTGCTAAAAAAATTTATGTTGTGTGTGCTACATCATACTATGTTGGTGACACTCTTTATCACATCATTGTGTTTAGTAAGATGAGGGGTGGTGCTGACGTGCAAGTATACTTTGAACAAAATGGTCGTAGGAATTCAAGAAGCAATTCATCTGCTTATTCTGATGGATTAAGTCTAGCCTACAGGACAATTACCATAGATGCTAAAGGTAGAAGACGTTTTACAACACTTTACAGAAGAAATAATGACATACAAACAGTGGAGTTTGATGATCTAGGCTTTAGAGGGTTGCGAAGAATGGTTAACCAGCAGAAAAAGAATGGTTTTCAGTTGGTGCATATTAGCTCATTTACAGTTAAGAGCAGAACTAGATATAGCACAATATTTACAAATGAGAAGATCGGAGATTGTGAGTATGTCTTCTTTCACTCATACCAAGAAAAAGACATTGGAGATATTGCTGACAGTCTCAAACAAGATGGATTTCGTATGACTGCTGTAGCCGTACACTCCCAATCATCAGTACCATTGTTCATGGCTGTTTTTAGAAAATag